From one Bacteroides fragilis NCTC 9343 genomic stretch:
- the rplE gene encoding 50S ribosomal protein L5 produces MSNTASLKKEYAERIAPALKSQFQYSSTMQIPVLKKIVINQGLGMAVADKKIIEVAINEMTAITGQKAVATISRKDIANFKLRKKMPIGVMVTLRRERMYEFLEKLVRVALPRIRDFKGIETKFDGKGNYTLGIQEQIIFPEINIDSITRILGMNITFVTSAQTDEEGYALLKEFGLPFKNAKKD; encoded by the coding sequence ATGAGTAATACTGCAAGCCTTAAGAAAGAATATGCAGAGCGCATTGCTCCTGCATTGAAGTCACAATTCCAGTATTCTTCTACAATGCAGATACCCGTACTTAAGAAGATTGTTATCAATCAGGGTTTAGGTATGGCTGTTGCTGATAAGAAGATTATCGAAGTGGCAATCAACGAAATGACAGCTATCACTGGTCAGAAGGCCGTAGCTACTATTTCGCGTAAAGATATCGCTAACTTTAAGTTGCGTAAGAAAATGCCGATCGGAGTTATGGTAACTCTGCGTCGTGAAAGAATGTACGAATTCCTGGAAAAATTGGTTCGTGTGGCTTTGCCGCGTATCCGTGACTTCAAAGGTATTGAAACTAAGTTCGATGGTAAGGGTAACTATACCCTTGGTATTCAGGAACAAATCATTTTCCCTGAAATTAATATCGATAGTATTACCAGAATTCTCGGAATGAATATTACCTTTGTAACCTCTGCGCAAACAGATGAAGAAGGTTATGCCTTATTGAAAGAATTCGGTTTACCGTTTAAAAACGCTAAAAAAGACTGA
- the rplX gene encoding 50S ribosomal protein L24: protein MSKLHIKKGDTVYVNAGEDKGKTGRVLKVLVKEGRAIVEGINMVSKSTKPNAKNPQGGIVKQEAPIHISNLNPVDPKTGKATRVGRKVSSEGTLVRYSKKSGEEIK, encoded by the coding sequence ATGAGTAAATTACATATTAAAAAAGGCGATACAGTTTACGTAAATGCTGGTGAAGACAAAGGTAAAACTGGTCGTGTATTGAAGGTTCTTGTTAAAGAAGGACGTGCAATAGTTGAAGGTATCAATATGGTATCTAAAAGCACAAAACCAAATGCAAAGAACCCGCAGGGTGGTATAGTTAAGCAGGAAGCTCCTATCCACATTTCAAACTTGAATCCGGTTGATCCAAAAACTGGTAAAGCAACGCGTGTTGGTAGAAAAGTAAGTTCTGAGGGAACTTTAGTGCGTTATTCTAAAAAATCAGGAGAGGAGATTAAGTAA
- the rplN gene encoding 50S ribosomal protein L14, translated as MIQVESRLTVCDNSGAKEALCIRVLGGTGRRYASVGDVIVVSVKSVIPSSDVKKGAVSKALIVRTKKEIRRPDGSYIRFDDNACVLLNNAGEIRGSRIFGPVARELRATNMKVVSLAPEVL; from the coding sequence ATGATACAAGTAGAATCCAGACTTACAGTATGTGACAACAGTGGAGCTAAAGAAGCCCTGTGTATCCGTGTTTTGGGTGGTACAGGTCGTCGTTACGCTTCAGTGGGGGATGTTATTGTCGTTTCTGTAAAGAGCGTCATCCCTTCAAGTGATGTTAAAAAGGGTGCAGTGTCAAAAGCTTTGATCGTACGTACTAAGAAAGAGATCCGTCGTCCCGATGGTTCTTATATACGTTTTGATGATAATGCTTGCGTGTTGTTGAATAATGCAGGTGAAATTAGAGGTAGTCGTATTTTCGGTCCTGTAGCAAGAGAACTTCGTGCTACAAACATGAAAGTTGTGTCACTTGCGCCTGAGGTACTTTAA
- the rpsQ gene encoding 30S ribosomal protein S17, translated as MISLMEARNLRKERTGVVLSNKMEKTITVAAKFKEKHPIYGKFVSKTKKYHAHDEKNECNVGDTVRIMETRPLSKTKRWRLVEIIERAK; from the coding sequence ATGATCAGCTTGATGGAAGCAAGAAATTTAAGAAAAGAAAGAACAGGGGTTGTGCTGAGCAATAAGATGGAAAAAACCATTACCGTTGCTGCTAAGTTCAAGGAAAAACACCCTATATATGGTAAGTTCGTTAGCAAAACGAAGAAGTACCATGCTCACGATGAAAAGAATGAATGCAATGTAGGTGATACTGTACGCATCATGGAAACTCGTCCTTTGAGCAAGACTAAAAGATGGAGATTAGTAGAAATAATTGAAAGAGCTAAGTAA
- the rpmC gene encoding 50S ribosomal protein L29 encodes MKIAEIKEMSTNDLVERVEAEVVNYNQMVINHSISPLENPAQIKQLRRTIARMRTELRQRELNNK; translated from the coding sequence ATGAAAATTGCAGAAATTAAAGAAATGTCTACTAATGATTTGGTAGAAAGAGTAGAAGCAGAAGTGGTTAATTACAACCAAATGGTTATCAATCATTCTATTTCTCCTTTGGAAAATCCTGCGCAGATCAAACAATTACGCAGGACGATTGCGCGTATGAGAACAGAGTTACGCCAAAGAGAACTTAACAATAAATGA
- the rplP gene encoding 50S ribosomal protein L16 has protein sequence MLQPKKTKFRRQQKGRAKGNAQRGNQLAFGSFGIKALETKWITGRQIEAARIAVTRYMQRQGQIWIRIFPDKPITRKPADVRMGKGKGSPEGFVAPVTPGRIIIEAEGVSYEIAKEALRLAAQKLPITTKFVVRRDYDIQNQNA, from the coding sequence ATGTTACAACCGAAAAAGACAAAATTCAGAAGACAACAAAAGGGCCGCGCTAAAGGTAATGCACAGAGAGGCAACCAGCTCGCTTTTGGATCTTTTGGTATTAAGGCTTTAGAAACTAAATGGATCACAGGCCGACAGATTGAAGCTGCTCGTATTGCAGTGACAAGATATATGCAACGTCAGGGACAGATTTGGATTCGTATTTTCCCGGATAAACCGATTACTAGAAAACCTGCTGATGTACGTATGGGTAAAGGTAAGGGTAGCCCCGAAGGATTCGTGGCTCCGGTTACACCAGGTAGAATTATTATTGAAGCTGAAGGAGTATCTTACGAGATCGCGAAAGAAGCTTTGCGTTTGGCAGCTCAGAAACTTCCGATTACTACGAAGTTTGTCGTGAGACGTGATTATGATATTCAAAATCAAAATGCGTAA
- the rpsC gene encoding 30S ribosomal protein S3, whose protein sequence is MGQKVNPISNRLGIIRGWDSNWYGGNDYGDSLLEDSKIRKYLNARLAKASVSRIVIERTLKLVTITVCTARPGIIIGKGGQEVDKLKEELKKVTDKDIQINIFEVKRPELDAVIVANNIARQVEGKIAYRRAIKMAIANTMRMGAEGIKIQISGRLNGAEMARSEMYKEGRTPLHTFRADIDYCHAEALTKVGLLGIKVWICRGEVFGKRELAPNFTQSKESGRGNNGGNNGGGKNFKRKKNNR, encoded by the coding sequence ATGGGACAAAAAGTTAATCCAATAAGCAACCGTTTAGGAATTATCAGAGGATGGGATTCTAACTGGTATGGTGGAAATGATTACGGTGACTCTTTGCTGGAAGATAGCAAGATCCGTAAATATCTTAATGCAAGACTTGCGAAAGCAAGTGTATCAAGAATCGTAATTGAACGTACGCTGAAGCTCGTTACTATTACTGTTTGCACTGCTCGTCCGGGTATTATTATCGGTAAAGGTGGCCAGGAAGTTGATAAGTTGAAGGAAGAGTTGAAAAAGGTTACCGACAAAGATATTCAAATCAATATCTTTGAAGTGAAAAGACCGGAACTGGATGCTGTGATTGTTGCTAACAACATCGCTCGTCAGGTAGAAGGTAAAATTGCCTATCGCCGTGCCATTAAAATGGCTATCGCAAATACAATGCGTATGGGTGCGGAAGGTATCAAAATTCAGATTTCAGGACGTTTGAATGGAGCTGAAATGGCCCGTTCTGAAATGTATAAGGAAGGAAGAACTCCGTTGCACACTTTCAGAGCAGACATCGACTATTGCCATGCAGAAGCATTGACAAAAGTGGGTCTTCTCGGTATTAAAGTTTGGATCTGTAGAGGTGAAGTTTTTGGTAAGAGAGAATTAGCTCCCAACTTTACACAAAGCAAAGAGAGTGGTCGTGGAAACAATGGTGGAAACAACGGCGGCGGAAAGAACTTCAAAAGAAAGAAAAATAATCGCTAA
- the rplV gene encoding 50S ribosomal protein L22 encodes MGARKKISAEKRKEALKTMYFAKLQNVPTSPRKMRLVADMIRGMEVNRALGVLKFSSKEAAARVEKLLRSAIANWEQKNERKAESGELFVTKIFVDGGATLKRMRPAPQGRGYRIRKRSNHVTLFVGSKSNNEDQN; translated from the coding sequence ATGGGAGCAAGAAAAAAAATATCGGCTGAAAAGAGAAAAGAAGCCCTTAAAACCATGTATTTTGCTAAATTGCAAAATGTTCCTACTTCTCCTCGTAAGATGCGTCTCGTGGCTGACATGATTCGTGGGATGGAAGTGAACAGAGCACTTGGCGTTTTGAAGTTTTCTTCAAAAGAAGCAGCTGCAAGAGTGGAAAAATTGTTGCGCTCTGCAATTGCTAACTGGGAGCAGAAAAACGAACGTAAAGCTGAAAGTGGCGAATTATTCGTAACGAAGATTTTTGTTGATGGTGGTGCTACACTCAAAAGAATGAGACCGGCTCCGCAGGGAAGAGGATACAGAATTCGCAAACGTTCAAATCACGTAACATTGTTCGTTGGTTCTAAAAGTAATAACGAAGATCAAAATTAA
- the rpsS gene encoding 30S ribosomal protein S19, producing MSRSLKKGPYINVKLEKKVLAMNESGKKVVVKTWSRASMISPDFVGHTVAVHNGNKFIPVYVTENMVGHKLGEFAPTRTFRGHAGNKKK from the coding sequence ATGAGTCGTTCATTAAAAAAAGGTCCATATATTAACGTAAAACTCGAAAAGAAAGTGCTTGCTATGAATGAATCAGGCAAGAAAGTTGTCGTTAAGACTTGGTCCAGAGCTTCAATGATTTCGCCTGATTTTGTAGGCCATACAGTTGCAGTTCACAACGGAAATAAATTTATTCCTGTATATGTTACCGAAAATATGGTAGGTCACAAGTTGGGTGAATTCGCTCCAACTCGTACATTCAGAGGACACGCTGGTAACAAGAAAAAATAA
- the rplB gene encoding 50S ribosomal protein L2, giving the protein MAVRKFKPTTPGQRHKIIGTFEEITASVPEKSLVYGKKSSGGRNNEGKMTMRYLGGGHRKVIRIVDFKRNKDGVPAVVKTIEYDPNRSARIALLFYADGEKRYIIAPNGLQVGATLMSGENAAPEIGNALPLQNIPVGTVIHNIELRPGQGAALVRSAGNFAQLTSREGKYCVIKLPSGEVRQILSTCKATIGSVGNSDHGLESSGKAGRSRWQGRRPRNRGVVMNPVDHPMGGGEGRASGGHPRSRKGLYAKGLKTRAPKKQSSKYIIERRKK; this is encoded by the coding sequence ATGGCAGTACGTAAATTTAAGCCCACAACACCGGGGCAAAGACATAAGATTATTGGTACTTTCGAGGAAATTACTGCATCAGTACCAGAAAAGTCGCTTGTATATGGTAAAAAATCATCTGGCGGTCGTAACAACGAAGGTAAGATGACAATGCGCTACTTAGGTGGCGGTCATAGAAAAGTGATCAGAATTGTCGATTTCAAGAGAAATAAAGACGGTGTTCCGGCAGTTGTAAAAACGATCGAATACGATCCGAACCGTTCGGCTCGTATCGCATTGTTATTTTATGCTGATGGTGAAAAAAGATATATTATTGCTCCCAATGGATTGCAAGTTGGTGCGACTTTGATGTCGGGAGAGAACGCTGCGCCTGAGATTGGTAATGCGCTTCCGCTTCAGAATATCCCGGTCGGTACAGTAATTCACAACATTGAATTGCGTCCGGGTCAGGGTGCTGCTCTGGTTAGATCAGCAGGTAACTTCGCTCAGCTGACTTCAAGAGAAGGTAAGTATTGTGTAATCAAATTGCCTTCAGGTGAAGTAAGACAAATACTTAGCACTTGTAAAGCTACTATCGGTAGTGTTGGTAACTCAGATCATGGATTGGAAAGCTCAGGTAAGGCAGGTCGCTCTCGTTGGCAGGGCCGTCGTCCTCGCAACCGTGGTGTTGTTATGAACCCGGTTGATCACCCGATGGGTGGTGGTGAAGGACGTGCTTCCGGAGGTCACCCAAGATCTCGTAAGGGATTGTACGCTAAGGGACTTAAGACTAGAGCTCCGAAGAAACAATCGTCTAAGTACATTATTGAGAGAAGAAAAAAGTAA
- the rplW gene encoding 50S ribosomal protein L23: MGIIIKPLVTEKMTAITDKLNRFGFIVRPEANKLEIKSEVEALYNVTVVDVNTVKYAGKNKSRYTKAGIINGRTNAFKKAIVTLKEGDTIDFYSNI, translated from the coding sequence ATGGGAATTATTATTAAACCGTTGGTGACAGAGAAAATGACTGCAATAACTGATAAGCTGAATCGTTTCGGCTTTATTGTACGTCCTGAAGCTAATAAACTGGAAATTAAGAGTGAAGTTGAAGCCCTTTATAATGTTACGGTAGTTGATGTGAATACTGTGAAGTATGCTGGCAAAAATAAGAGCCGTTATACAAAAGCAGGTATCATCAATGGTCGTACGAACGCTTTTAAGAAAGCCATCGTGACATTGAAAGAAGGAGATACTATTGATTTTTATAGCAATATTTAA